The genome window AAGACCTCGTCGTCACGGTGGTATTATTCCAGCCCCTTAAAAAAGCCGGGCGTACCGATGAGATCGAGCAAACTACTGACTACTACGGTGTGTACCAAAAAATCCACGGGCTCGCCGCGAAAAAACCGCGTAAATTAATCGAGCATTTTGCCCAAGAGATCGCCGAGATGATTTTGAATGCTTACTCCGTGGATGCCGTGGAGGTGGAGATCCATAAATTCATCCTGCCGGGGACAAGTTATGTGGGCGTCAAGATCAAGAGGAAACGCAAGAAATAATGTTTCCCTTTGCTAGTCCAGAATCATTCTTAGTGGTTAGTCTGGCGATCGTAGTCGTGGGCCTCTCACGGATTAGTTTTGGAGGAGGCGCGGGCGTCATCGCTGTCCCGCTCTTGGCTTTTGTGCTACCCCCAGCAAAGGCGGCAGGGGTCCTGCTCCCGATCATGATCATCTGTGATTTGATCCTTTTTCGGTTTTATTTTAAGGGTGCCCGATGGCATTTGATCAAGTTACTCCTGCCGGGGACCATCCTCGGGATATTGATCGGCACAGTCACCTTTGTTTTCTGCTCCGAAGATTTCCTACGCAAATTGCTCGGGGTGATCTGTATCCTCTTTTTTCTCCTGCGCATCTTGCGCGAACGGATCCTCAAGGCTGAAAAAAATATGAAACCCAGCTGGACCAATGCCTTTTTCTTTGGCACCGGGGCCGGATATACCTCGACGATCCTGCATGCAGGTGGGCCGGCCATGACCATGTTCCTTATTCCTCAGAAACTTTC of Verrucomicrobiota bacterium contains these proteins:
- the folB gene encoding dihydroneopterin aldolase, whose protein sequence is MPDQIIIKNMAVRTRIGVPDEERRFAQDLVVTVVLFQPLKKAGRTDEIEQTTDYYGVYQKIHGLAAKKPRKLIEHFAQEIAEMILNAYSVDAVEVEIHKFILPGTSYVGVKIKRKRKK
- a CDS encoding sulfite exporter TauE/SafE family protein; this encodes MFPFASPESFLVVSLAIVVVGLSRISFGGGAGVIAVPLLAFVLPPAKAAGVLLPIMIICDLILFRFYFKGARWHLIKLLLPGTILGILIGTVTFVFCSEDFLRKLLGVICILFFLLRILRERILKAEKNMKPSWTNAFFFGTGAGYTSTILHAGGPAMTMFLIPQKLSPHTFVSTCVCFFTLVNLMKVPTYVTQHLITGQTLLYGLWILPAMITGSLIGVWINARVPEKTFMNTVYFLLLVIGIYFLVK